The genomic interval GATGGAAAATTAAAGTCGACTAAATATAATGACTTTAATAATTTGAGATGGTTGGGTTTCAAATCTGGAACTACTCCAATTTATAATACGATTAACTCAGGAATTTGGTTTTGCATAGTTGGACATGTAAAATTAAATAGCCCAGGCCAAAAAGATGGAATTTTTGAATTTTGGATCAATGATACATTGCAAGCGTCTTCAAAAAATTTGGATTGGCACAGCACCTGGAATCAAGATAGTACAAACATGCATATAAATGCCATTTTCTTTGAAAACTATTGGAATTCAGGTTCTCCTGTAGACCAAGAGCGTTATTTTGATAATCTAGTAATTAGCACTAAACCGATACCCTGCATTTGCAATACTACAAAAACAGAAGAAAAACAAAATAATACGCTACTTAAAATTTATCCAAATCCTGGACAAAACAAAATTAAATTAGATATTCCTGAAGTCCATTTGCCAACTAATGGAGTCGTATTTGATCAAAACAATAAAATAGTTTTGGAGTTAACAATCCAGACATCTAAAGAGCCTATTGAGTTAAATAACTTACACCCAGGAATCTATATTTTAAAAATTGCTAAGATGAAACCGATCAAATTAGTGATCCTTAAATAGCTTTCTAAATACTTTAAATTGATCTAATTTACAAAAAAATGGTCATTTTACCTCTAAAGAGCAATTTAAATTAAATATATTTAACTATATTTAAGCTAATTTTGTTATACCTAACATAAGCTCCTGATGAACCGTTGATGTAAATTGCTTATAACTGGATTTCTTAATCAAAATCCTATATTGAATTTACAAAAAATGAACTTTAGACTAGAAATCGGAAAAAATTGCTTATCAAAGAAACAAATACTATAATCGACAAAACAAATTCTTTTAATACCTAATAGAATATATTGATATTATACATTAAATACATGGTTAGCTTACGTTGTAAGTTGATGGTTAAGGATGAGCTAAAAAAGCTAGGACTTCACTTTGTAAATGTAGATTTGGGAACTGTTGAAATATTAGAAGAAATTAGCATTGTCCAACGCGATCTGTTAAAACAAAATCTGCTCAAATCAGGCCTCGAACTGATGGATGACAAAAAAAGTATTTTAATTGAAAAAATTAAGAATGTAATAACTGAAATGATCCACTACTCAGATGAATTACCTCAAGTCAACTATTCAGATTATATAAGTGAGAAATTAAAATACGATTATAACTATTTGTCAAATATATTTTCTGAAGTCAAAGGGATCACAATTCAGCAATTCATCATTATAAATAAAATTGAAAAAGTAAAGGAGTTACTACTTTATGACGAATTAAATTTGACTGAAATTTCTTATAAATTGAATTATAGCAGTGTTGCCCATTTGTCCAATCAATTTAAAAAAATCACAGGCCTTTCACCCTCTTTTTACAAACAACTCAAACAGAAGAGAAAAGGAAATCTTGAAAGCATATAAATCACAATGCACAAATGCATTGATATTATAGTAAATTCAAAATTAGTAAATATTATCATCCATTTATTGGTTCTAAAGTGGTTTACTAAAACCAACGAACTTTAGTGCGTTTAGATTAAAATACATTCGCAAATTATGCTATATGCTTAAGATAAAAACTTACAAAACAAATAACATGATTGATACAATTCTGTTTTTTAACAATTATTCAATGTATTTCAAATCCTATAAAATAAACTCTGAAATTGAAATTCACACATCTTAATCGGGTTTTTATCCTATATTAACTACTAAATAAGTAAATTATGTAAATTTAATTGCTAAATTTGCAAATAACATGGATGTTTTCATTTAATATTTGCATTGAAATCTTTCAATAAAAGCTAATTGCTATGGAAAAAAAAGACCAAACTGCTGCACCCTTCA from Saprospiraceae bacterium carries:
- a CDS encoding T9SS type A sorting domain-containing protein, with the translated sequence MVYHLKFQTISVLLLLIFCKQSASGQCFVCKNAPEGTIWCDDFEDNIPLSQKYFEYNNNSGDFIRLDKVGRDQTYGMRVKWQKGEVSAGSLSKSFGKTPDSYIGKNAARPGEHFDEIYWRMDVMSQDGWKGGGPAKLSRALCLANSNWAQGMMAHLWSGGTNDLYLGMDPASGIGLDGKLKSTKYNDFNNLRWLGFKSGTTPIYNTINSGIWFCIVGHVKLNSPGQKDGIFEFWINDTLQASSKNLDWHSTWNQDSTNMHINAIFFENYWNSGSPVDQERYFDNLVISTKPIPCICNTTKTEEKQNNTLLKIYPNPGQNKIKLDIPEVHLPTNGVVFDQNNKIVLELTIQTSKEPIELNNLHPGIYILKIAKMKPIKLVILK
- a CDS encoding helix-turn-helix transcriptional regulator, which translates into the protein MVSLRCKLMVKDELKKLGLHFVNVDLGTVEILEEISIVQRDLLKQNLLKSGLELMDDKKSILIEKIKNVITEMIHYSDELPQVNYSDYISEKLKYDYNYLSNIFSEVKGITIQQFIIINKIEKVKELLLYDELNLTEISYKLNYSSVAHLSNQFKKITGLSPSFYKQLKQKRKGNLESI